The DNA segment GTACTATTTATTTTGAAGAAGTAGCTTCCCCTAAAGTAGCGGAAACGCTTGCTAATGAAACTGGCGCAAAATTAGAAGTGTTAAGTCCAATTGAAGGAATTACTGACAAAGAACAGAAAAAAGGTATGGATTACATTGCTTATATGGGACAAAATCTAAAAGCCTTACAAAAAACAATTAAATAAGGAAGCGATTAAATGAAATACATTGATATAGCCAATGTTGGTTTTAAATATGAATCCGAGCCAGTACTTGAAAACATTTCTTTTCAGGTGAGTGCAGGAGAATTCATTATATTAACAGGAGAAAACGGAGCAGCTAAATCAACACTGCTCCGTATTATTCTGGGCATTTTACAACCAGGTAAAGGTTCAGTTACTTTTACTAAAAAGAATGCAGATGGCGGGCGACTTTTGATAGGTTATGTACCACAGCAAATAGCTTCGTTTAACGCCGGTTTTCCAAGTACAGTTATAGAATTAGTGAGGTCTGGTCGTTTTCCAAATGGTAAGTGGTTCAAACGGCTCACTAAAAAAGATCATGCCCACGTCGAAAAAGCATTGAAATCTGTAGAAATGTGGGATTACCGTCATAAACGCATTGGCGAGCTATCTGGCGGTCAAAAACAGCGGATTTGTCTAGCTCGAATGTTCGCCACGGATCCTGATATTTTAATCTTGGATGAACCACAAACCGCAATGGATAAACAAAGTAAAATCCGTTTTTATGATTTATTAAAGCATGAAGCGCAGGTCCATAATAAAGCGATTTTAATGGTAACGCATGATAGTGAAGAAATGGAAGCTTATGTTGATAAACACATTCGCCTTGTTAGAAAGGAGGATGTATCATGGAAATGTTTCTCTATGGATTTATGCAAAGAGCCTTCCAAGCCTCAATGATTATTGCTATTATTGCACCTCTTTTAGGGGTTTTCTTAATTATACGAAGACAGTCACTGATGGCGGATACGCTTTCGCATGTATCGCTTGCGGGTGTTGCTTTAGGACTGGTTTTAAATGTGAATCCCAGTGTGACAACTTTAATTATAGTAGTGATTGCGGCGCTTGGGATTGAGTATTTACGCGGAGTTTATGCAACTTATTCGGAGTTATCGATTGCGATACTTATGGCTGGCGGGCTTGCTGTAGCGCTAGTTTTGATGAGTTTAGATCAAGGTGGAATTACAACGAGTGTGCAGCAATATTTATTTGGTTCTATTGTGACAATAAGCAAGGCGCAAGTTCAGTTGTTAGTGATTTTAGGTATTGCTATCATAGTACTGTTTCTTGTGTTTAAGCGGTTCATGTTTGTACTTACATTTAGTGAAGATGTTGCGGTTGCAGAAGGAGTTCCCGTACGTTTGATTTCCCTTTTATTTAGTGTAGTTACTGGTATCGCTATTGCTGTGATAATGCCAATAGCAGGGGCGCTTCTGGTGTCAGCACTTATTATACTACCGGCGGCAATTGGGATGCGTGTTTCGAAAGGATTTTTGATGTGTGTTATTAGTGCGATTTTAATTGGGTTAGTTGGAATGTTTTCCGGATTAGTATCTTCCTATCAGCTCGGAACTCCTCCTGGCGCAACGATTACTTTAATGTTTATTATACTTTTCATTATTTCAACTTTCATTTTAAAAATAGTACGAAAATGATTTTTTAAATAGATACTTGGCCATTTCGAATTTTAGCATTCAATTCTTTGTTGTAGATAATCCAAGTTTTATCTTGTTTTTCAATTTGGTTAGTGATTTTTAAGTGATGCAAATCTTTGTAAAAACAACTTTTTGAAAGATTGCTATAGGAGAGTAAATGACTTGTTTTAATTTCTTGTGGAAGAATTACTTTGTCGTCATTAATAGGTGTACCATGTAGAAGCCCCATATGAAAAAATGTAAGCATAAGCTTGTCAGAAGCCGGACTATTTGCCATTAAACTTTTAAAGTAGATATGGGTAGTCTGGTTTTTCATAATGAAAAATTGAAAACCAAAGTTCTCAGGAAACATAGAGAGGAAATATTCAATGTCTAACTTAGAATATTTATATAAGGTGCATTTAGATAAAGTTTTGAAACTGAAACGATTGACGCTTTGATCAAGTAAAGTGAAGTAGTTTAAAAATGTTCCTTTACCTTGAATAGAGTAGATTTTTGTATTTGCATTAATGTCATTTGAAAATAAGGAAATATAACCCTCTGCTACAAGAAAAATAAAATCATCTACTTCGGCTTGTTTTGATAGTAAATAAGTATTTTTTTTAACTTCTATTTTTTCGTAGGATATTTTTCCTTCATGGGTAAGTCGAATGAATTCTTGATAACTATATAATGTTTTAGGCATGATGATTACTCCAATCCTTCCTATCTAGTAATAATAATTGTATCAGAAAACACAAACACCAAAGTATTTAAAAGAGTAGTTTTTTAAGTATAAATGTTTCCAAAATGTGAAAGTTTAAAATCATATATTTTTGTATAAATGGGTGATTTTCGCAGGATAAGTTTTCATACTACAACGAACATCAGTTCTGTGCTATAATTCAAATGGATTATAGAGGAGGATTGTTGATGAGAAATATGCGGATTTCGGTTCGACGTTTAGTGGAATTTGTCCTTAGAAGTGGAAGTATAGATAATCGCATGGCTAGTTCAAATCGTGCTTTAGAAGGAACGAAAATCCATCAACTACTCCAAAAATCAGCTGGAGATGAATATCAAGCCGAAGTAAGTTTAAAATTAGAGCGAGTAGTAGATAATATAGCTTTTTTACTGGAAGGTCGAGCAGATGGAATTATCAAGGGAGAAATTATAGATGAAATTAAAACGACTGAAACACCAATGGAAGAAATTACGGAAGATTTCCGACCGCTCCACTGGGCGCAACTTATTTGTTATGGATTTATTCTAGCTGAAACTGCCAAACTTGATAAGGTCACTCTTCAATTGACCTATTACCAAGTGGTGGATGAAGAGATAAAACAATTTCAACGTGTGATGACTCGCTCCGAAATGGCGCTTTTTGTGGATGATTTACTTTCCAAATATGCCGTTTGGGCGAAAATGTCGGCGGCTTGGGAAATGAAGCGAAATAAAACCATTCAAGAACTATCTTTTCCATATAAAAGTTACAGACGTGGACAAAGAGAACTGGCAATTGCGGTTTACCGGACGGCTATGTCGGGGGAAAGTTTGTTTTGCGAGGCGCCAACTGGGATTGGTAAAACCATGTCGACCTTATTTCCAGCAATGAAAGCAATGGGCACTGGAAAGATTGACAAGATTTTTTATTTTACAGCCAAAACAATTACGAGGCAGGTTGCGGAAGATGCACTTATAGAGATGCGACGAAAAGGGTTAGCTGCAAGAAGTGTAACAATCACAGCTAAAGATAAAATTTGTTTTTTAGATGAGCGGAAATGTGAGCCAGACCATTGTCAGTTTGCGCGTGGTTATTATGATCGTTTGAATGAAGCATTGTTTGATATGTTGCAATCTGAGGAAGCAATAACTCGTCCAGTTGTAGAAACATATGCCCGAAAACATACGCTTTGTCCTTTTGAATTATCGCTCGATGTGGCACTTTTTTGTGATGCGATTATTTGTGATTATAATTATTTATTTGATCCAGTAATCTATCTGAAACGTTTTTTTGCGGAAGGTCCGGGGAAATACACATTTTTAGTAGATGAAGTGCATAATTTAGTGGATCGTGCGCGCTCTATGTTTTCTGCTACCTTGCGGAAATCACTGATAATGCAGGTGAAACGTGGACTGGACAAAAAATTAAATAAACGTTTATTAAATGCAATAAATGCGATGAACAGAGAAATGATTTCACTCAACAAAAAACTAACAGAATTAGGAAAAACCGTTTATGTGAATAAAGAAAAGTTGGTTGATTGGAATGAGGCGATATTAAAGTTCACATTTGTGGCAAAAGAATGGCTACCTCAAAATAATCAGTCAGAATCACAAGCTGATGTGCTAGAACTTTATTTTGAAAGCTTACGATATGTAGCAATTGCAGAATGTTATGATGAACGCTATGTTACACAAGTGACACGAAGCCATGGAGATTTAGAAATAAAACAGTTATGTCTCGATCCAGCATTCCTTCTATCAGAAAAATTGAAACTAGGAGACAGCTCGGTTCTTTTTTCGGCTACCCTTAGACCGATAGATTATTATACGAATGTACTTGGCGGTGAGAAAGATACAAGCCGTATGATTTTTTCTTCCCCTTTTAAGCAAAATAATATGCATTTACTTGTGGCAGATTTTATAAGCACGAAATACCAAATGCGAGAAAATAGCTTAGAATCAGTTGTAGATGCACTATTTGCATTGATTTCTGGAAAAAAAGGTAATTATTTATTTTTCTTCCCATCATTTTTGTATTTACAGAATGTATATGAATTATTTAGAGAAAAGTATCCAGAAGTTCAGGTGCAAAAACAAGAAACATCAATGGATGAAGAGCGGCGAGAGCATTTTTTAGAGATGTTCCAAGCAGATAATGAAGAAACATTGGTCGGCTTTTGTGTTTTAGGAGGCGTTTTTTCTGAAGGCGTTGATCTAAGAGGTGATCGCCTAGTTGGAGCGGCTATTGTAGGGGTAGGACTCGCACAGCTTAACTATGAATCAGATTTAATTAAAGATTATTATAACAAATCTATTGGTCGTGGATTTGATTATGCTTACCAAATACCGGGAATGAATAAAGTACTCCAAGCTGTCGGGCGTGTTATTCGAGGGGAAGCAGATCGCGGAGTTGTATTATTAATAGAAGAACGTTTTTCCGCTGAACGATATAGAGCTTTGTTTCCGGCTCACTGGAATCATGCAAAAACAGTGAAAAATATCCATGAAATCTCCCATGAAGTAAGTGAATTTTGGCAGAATAGCTGATTTTCTAGTAGAATGAAAGTAATTAGTCATTTTGGGAGGAAATTATGTATAAAATTATTGCGATAGATATTGATGGAACGTTATTAAACGACGCGCATAAAATTACACCAGCAGTGCGTGATTCTATTAAAGCAGCTAAAGAAAAAGGGGTAAAGGTAGTATTATGCACAGGACGTCCCCTTGCCGGAATTAAAAAAAGCTTAATTGAATTAGATTTATTAGAGGCAGGGGATTACGCGATTACATTTAATGGGGCGGTTGTATTAGAAACTGCTTCCGAAAAAACATTAGCAGATATTACTTTAAATAAAGCAGAATTAGAAGAAATTTATGCGTTTTGTCATGCGGAGAACGTGAACGTAACTTATTTTGATGGGAAAAACATGTATGTGCCAAGTCGGAAAATCACAGAAATTACTTGTCAAGATTCATTATTATTACAAACACCGCTTTATCATTTACCAGTAGAGGAAGCTCCTGATTCTATCCATGTTTCTAAAATAATGTTGTTAGATTCGCCTGAAAAAATCACAGATGTTATTAAGAAACTACCTGATACAATCAAAGAAAAGTTTTATGTGGTTCGAAGTGTACCGTATAATTTAGAGTTTTTGCAAAAAGGTGTAAACAAGGGATCTGCACTTGCAAGTTTAGCGAGTAAGCTTGGTGTGAAACAGAGCGAAGTAATGAGTATTGGCGACCAAGAAAATGATACGACAATGATAGAATATGCAGGTATGGGTGTTGCGATGGGTAATGCGACAGAACATATTAAAGAAATTGCCAACTACACGACAACTACCAATAATGAAGATGGCGTAGCTAATGCAATTCAAATGCTAGTTCTAAATCGTTAAATAGAAAAACATTCAATGTAAGCTTTCTTTGGATGGAAAAAGATTGACAGCGCTTTATTTAATGAGCGAAAATAGAAAGACATTAAAGTTACACCCTATGAAAGCTTTTTTTATAAAGCGCCAAAAAATTAAACAACTGATGGGAGATATAATCCCTAGCCAATCTTGCCAAATGTGTACTGTTTTGCTATTGTTGTAAGAATAGTTTGACATTTTTACGTTAAAGGAGTGAAATTGCTTGAAAATCACAAAAATTAAAACCCATAGCTTGCCAATTCAACTAAAAGCGACTTTTAAAACAGCACTTAGAGTAGTTAATCATGTGAATGTTGTGCGAGTGTATATTCATTTTGATAACGGGATTGTTGGTATTGGAGAAGCTGCCCCAACTCATGTAATTACAGGGGATACAGAAGTGAGTATTACAAGTGCGATAAATGATATTTTTAGCCCTTTTTTAATTGGGCGTGAGCTAGATGAAGAACTTACCATTTTAGATGAGATGAAATCGCTTTTAGTTCATAATTCAAGTCCAAAAGCCGCCATTGATATTGCTTTACACGATGCTCTGGCAAAAGCCCACTCAAAACCATTGTATGAATTTCTTGGTGGGGGAACTACAAAACTAGAAACAGATTATACTATTAGCATCGGGACACCAGAAGAAATGGTTCGAGACGCAGAAATCAAGGTATCAGAAGGCTTTCAGTCGCTTAAAGTTAAACTTGGTCTTGATCCTGTAGAAATAGAAGTAGCAAAAATCAGACAAATGAACGAAGCATTAGGAGGTAAAATTCCTTTTAGAATCGATGCAAATCAAGGGTGGACCGCAGATGAAGCGATTCAAATTCTAAATGAATGGCATGACATTCCGATTGATTTTATTGAGCAACCGGTTAAAAGTTGGGATTTCTCTGGAATGACAAAAGTGACTGCAAATACCAATATCCCTATCATGGCAGATGAGAGTTTATTTGGAATTCACGATGCTAAGCGACTTTTAGATGAAAAATGCTGTAACTTACTTAATATTAAATTGATGAAAAGCTCTGGAATTAGAGAAGCGCGTGCGATACATGAGTTAGCAAGTAGCCATAATGTTGACTGTATGATTGGGACGATGATTGAAGGATATGCAAGTTTATCAGCAGCAGCTCATTTCGCAGCGGCATCTAAGCAAGTGAAGTTTTATGATTTAGATGTACCGTTTATGTGGAATCTACATGGCAAAAATTTAACCGACATCGGCCTTGAAATTGGTCGTGGGCAAGTACTTTTAACAGAAGAAGATGGGATTGGAATTCCTGCTTATTAAAGAAAGAAGGGTTAAAATGAAAAAACTAGTTAGTCAAAGTAATGCGTTTCTTTGGAGAAAAAACGAGATGAATCCTGTATTAGCCAATATTTTAGAGGCCAGAAAAAATGATGATTTGGTTCAAGTTAGCCAACAAGACGCTATGAAATTATATGATGATAGCCTTGTTGACTCCGATTTACTATATAACGATTCAGTGATAGTTGATAAAGTAGAAGGCGACTGGGCAAAAGTAGTTGTTCCCTCCCAGCATAGCTTTCTGGATGAACGTGGTTATCCAGGGTGGATGTTGTTAAAAGACCTCGCAGACACAGATGAAATAGAAGATACCAATGAGAAAATTGCTGTAATTATACCAAAAACTCAAATCACATATGAAAACGGTGATAAAAGAACTGTGTCATTTGGAACACTTTTTACAAAAATTTCTGAAGCGGATGGACTTTATGAGATTGTAACACCCCATGGTCCAGCCACGATTTTAAAAAGCCAAGTAGAATTACAGCATAAAACTCGCGATAATATTGGTGTGGATGTTGTACAAATGGCGATGCAATTCCTTGATTTACCATACGTTTGGGCAGGAATTAGTAGTGCTGGTTTTGATTGTTCCGGATTTGCTTTCACACTTTACCGAACTTGTGGAAAATATATTGGGCGTGATGCCACTGAACAATCTTTCGCAGGTGAAAAAATTGATTATAAGAATGCAGAGCCAGGTGATTTGCTATTTTTCGCATATGAAGAAGGTAAAGGAGAAGTTCATCATGTTGGCATTTACATCGGAAATGACGAAATGATTCATTCACAGACTCCAGGTTCCAAAGTGATTTTAACTAAAATTGCTGGCAGTAAATACGAACCAGAACTTTGTGTTACTTCAAGGCATCGCTAAAGGGGTGGGTGAAACTGACCAATTATCAAAAAATTAACCAAGATTTCAACACGATTGATACAAAAGCGCTGTATATTACAGATGAAAACAAAGTCCTTTTTGCTGAAAATGAAAACCAACTTTTCACAGCGGCAAGCGTTATCAAACTACCAATATATTTATACTTTTTCGAAAAAATTGCCAAGAACGAGCTAGACTTACAAACCAAAATGCAGATTCCAACCGAAAAAATAGTAGCAGGTGCGGGAATTATAAAAATTCTACCTCAAAAAAGCACGTGGACGCTAGAAGAGTTGCTTCATTTAATGATTGCTATTTCTGATAATACAGCTACTAATCAACTAATCGAGCTAGCAACCATGCAGAAACTGCAATCTTGGATAAGTGAAAATCATTGGAATGACGGAATACAGCTCGAACGAAAAATGATGGACTTCACGACGACTAAGCAAAACAAAATTAGTGCTAAAGCAGCTGTAAATATTTTGCGAAAAATCATAGAACTAGGCGAACTATATCCAGATTTAAAAGAAACTATCAGACGTCCCTTATATAACCAACAATTTCGCTCGAACATAGCCGGGACTTTAGAAGAAGCCGGAATTCCTGGGCTTCAAATGTTAAATAAAACAGGTGAACTAAAAGATATTCAGCATGATGTCGCCTTTTTTGAATATAAGGGAAATACTAGATTCGCTGCTACACTTACATATAATACTGGGCTAGAAGCAAATGCGACGGCTTGGATGCAGATAATAGGGAAAGAATTATTTTCTGAAATGATAAATACCAAATAATAAGGGGGAAACAAAATGAAAAAAAGAGTAGCGTTAATATGTATCATGATACTATCGATATCAACCTTTTTAATGGCATGTGGAGGAAATAAAGACGAAGCAAGCAAATCACAAGGCAAAAAGACATTAAAAATTATGGAAAACGCCGAAGTTTCTTCTATGGATTCTACTTTATCTCAAGATGTTCCGAGTTTTACCGAACAAGGCCAAGTGTTTGAAGGCTTATACACTTTGAATGACAAAGATCAAGCAGTTCCAGCTATTGCAAAAGACATGCCAACCTTGAGCGAGGATCAAAAAACATATACGATTAAATTGCGAGATGATGCTAAATGGTCAAACGGCACAAAAGTTACTGCAAATGACTTCATTTTTGCTTGGAAAAAATTAGCAAATCCCGATACTGCCGCGCAATATTCATTTTTACTTGATGGTACAGTTAAGAATGGAACGGATGTAATTAACGGCAAGAAAAGTGTAGACGAATTAGGAATAAAAGCGCTTGACGATTATACGATTGAAATTCAGTTAGAACAACCAGTTCCATATTTTACATCCCTGCTAGCTTTCAACTCATTCTATCCTCAAAATGAAGATTACGTGAAAGAGCAAGGAGAAAAATATGCGCAAAGCAGTGAAAATATGATTTACAACGGTCCTTTTGTCATGAAAGGTTGGACCAACACTGAAAAAGCTTGGACTTTAGAAAAAAATCCTGAGTACTGGGATAAAAAGAATGTGAAATCCGATAAAATCGAAGTAAGCGTAGTAAAAGCACCTAACACAGCGGTAAATCTATATGATACTGGAAAACTTGATGTAGCAACACTTTCCGGTGATTATGCTTCCCAAAAAAGCAACGATAAAGATTACCATTCTGAACTAGATGCTTATGTAACGCATCTAAAACTAAACCAAGAACTCGACGGTAAGAAAACGCCACTTGCTAATGAAAACTTACGAAAAGCTCTTTCTCTAGCGGTAGACAAAGAATCGCTTACAAAGAAAATTTTAGCAGATGGATCTAAAGCGATTTATGGCTATGTCCCAGAAAAATTTGTCACCAATCCTGAAACGGGCGAAGATTTCCGTAAAGAAAGTGGCGACTACATGAAACAAGACAAAACGGAGGCAAAAAGCTACTTTGACAAAGCAAAACAAGAACTTGGTGGAGGTGAAGTTACAGTAGAACTACTAAACTCTGATTTAGAATCAAGTAAAAAAGTTGGCGAATATCTACAAAGTCAACTAGAATCGGCTTTGCCAGGGCTAAAAGTAAACTTAAAAACGGTTCCTAAAAAGAACTTATTGCAATTAACACGAGAACAAAAATATGAAATCGTTCTGTCAAACTGGGGGCCGGATTTCCAAGATCCACTAACGTTCTTAGGTAATTACACAACTGGCAACACATACAACGCTAGTGGTTATTCAAGCGCCGACTACGATAAAATGATTAATGCAACATCAACAACATTAACAACTCAACCAGAAAAACGCTGGGAGACTTTCATTGATGCAGAAAAACTTCTTATCGAAACAGATGCTGCTATGATTCCGCTATATCAAACGGCAGTATGTAATTTGAAAAAAGATACAGTAAAAGGAATTGTTCATCATAACTTTGGGACAAGCTTTTCCTATAAAGGTGCTTACGTAGAGTAGAAGGAGAGAGTGAAATGAAACTTTGGATTTCAGTAGATATGGAAGGGATAAATGGTCTTCCAGATGATACTTTTGTTGATTCTAGTATGCGAAATTATACTAGAGGACAAAAAATCATGACAGAAGAAACAAATTGGGTAGTG comes from the Listeria welshimeri serovar 6b str. SLCC5334 genome and includes:
- a CDS encoding peptide ABC transporter substrate-binding protein; the protein is MKKRVALICIMILSISTFLMACGGNKDEASKSQGKKTLKIMENAEVSSMDSTLSQDVPSFTEQGQVFEGLYTLNDKDQAVPAIAKDMPTLSEDQKTYTIKLRDDAKWSNGTKVTANDFIFAWKKLANPDTAAQYSFLLDGTVKNGTDVINGKKSVDELGIKALDDYTIEIQLEQPVPYFTSLLAFNSFYPQNEDYVKEQGEKYAQSSENMIYNGPFVMKGWTNTEKAWTLEKNPEYWDKKNVKSDKIEVSVVKAPNTAVNLYDTGKLDVATLSGDYASQKSNDKDYHSELDAYVTHLKLNQELDGKKTPLANENLRKALSLAVDKESLTKKILADGSKAIYGYVPEKFVTNPETGEDFRKESGDYMKQDKTEAKSYFDKAKQELGGGEVTVELLNSDLESSKKVGEYLQSQLESALPGLKVNLKTVPKKNLLQLTREQKYEIVLSNWGPDFQDPLTFLGNYTTGNTYNASGYSSADYDKMINATSTTLTTQPEKRWETFIDAEKLLIETDAAMIPLYQTAVCNLKKDTVKGIVHHNFGTSFSYKGAYVE
- a CDS encoding dipeptide epimerase gives rise to the protein MKITKIKTHSLPIQLKATFKTALRVVNHVNVVRVYIHFDNGIVGIGEAAPTHVITGDTEVSITSAINDIFSPFLIGRELDEELTILDEMKSLLVHNSSPKAAIDIALHDALAKAHSKPLYEFLGGGTTKLETDYTISIGTPEEMVRDAEIKVSEGFQSLKVKLGLDPVEIEVAKIRQMNEALGGKIPFRIDANQGWTADEAIQILNEWHDIPIDFIEQPVKSWDFSGMTKVTANTNIPIMADESLFGIHDAKRLLDEKCCNLLNIKLMKSSGIREARAIHELASSHNVDCMIGTMIEGYASLSAAAHFAAASKQVKFYDLDVPFMWNLHGKNLTDIGLEIGRGQVLLTEEDGIGIPAY
- a CDS encoding ATP-dependent DNA helicase → MRNMRISVRRLVEFVLRSGSIDNRMASSNRALEGTKIHQLLQKSAGDEYQAEVSLKLERVVDNIAFLLEGRADGIIKGEIIDEIKTTETPMEEITEDFRPLHWAQLICYGFILAETAKLDKVTLQLTYYQVVDEEIKQFQRVMTRSEMALFVDDLLSKYAVWAKMSAAWEMKRNKTIQELSFPYKSYRRGQRELAIAVYRTAMSGESLFCEAPTGIGKTMSTLFPAMKAMGTGKIDKIFYFTAKTITRQVAEDALIEMRRKGLAARSVTITAKDKICFLDERKCEPDHCQFARGYYDRLNEALFDMLQSEEAITRPVVETYARKHTLCPFELSLDVALFCDAIICDYNYLFDPVIYLKRFFAEGPGKYTFLVDEVHNLVDRARSMFSATLRKSLIMQVKRGLDKKLNKRLLNAINAMNREMISLNKKLTELGKTVYVNKEKLVDWNEAILKFTFVAKEWLPQNNQSESQADVLELYFESLRYVAIAECYDERYVTQVTRSHGDLEIKQLCLDPAFLLSEKLKLGDSSVLFSATLRPIDYYTNVLGGEKDTSRMIFSSPFKQNNMHLLVADFISTKYQMRENSLESVVDALFALISGKKGNYLFFFPSFLYLQNVYELFREKYPEVQVQKQETSMDEERREHFLEMFQADNEETLVGFCVLGGVFSEGVDLRGDRLVGAAIVGVGLAQLNYESDLIKDYYNKSIGRGFDYAYQIPGMNKVLQAVGRVIRGEADRGVVLLIEERFSAERYRALFPAHWNHAKTVKNIHEISHEVSEFWQNS
- the yidA gene encoding sugar-phosphatase, translated to MYKIIAIDIDGTLLNDAHKITPAVRDSIKAAKEKGVKVVLCTGRPLAGIKKSLIELDLLEAGDYAITFNGAVVLETASEKTLADITLNKAELEEIYAFCHAENVNVTYFDGKNMYVPSRKITEITCQDSLLLQTPLYHLPVEEAPDSIHVSKIMLLDSPEKITDVIKKLPDTIKEKFYVVRSVPYNLEFLQKGVNKGSALASLASKLGVKQSEVMSIGDQENDTTMIEYAGMGVAMGNATEHIKEIANYTTTTNNEDGVANAIQMLVLNR
- a CDS encoding Crp/Fnr family transcriptional regulator yields the protein MPKTLYSYQEFIRLTHEGKISYEKIEVKKNTYLLSKQAEVDDFIFLVAEGYISLFSNDINANTKIYSIQGKGTFLNYFTLLDQSVNRFSFKTLSKCTLYKYSKLDIEYFLSMFPENFGFQFFIMKNQTTHIYFKSLMANSPASDKLMLTFFHMGLLHGTPINDDKVILPQEIKTSHLLSYSNLSKSCFYKDLHHLKITNQIEKQDKTWIIYNKELNAKIRNGQVSI
- a CDS encoding serine hydrolase; amino-acid sequence: MKLTNYQKINQDFNTIDTKALYITDENKVLFAENENQLFTAASVIKLPIYLYFFEKIAKNELDLQTKMQIPTEKIVAGAGIIKILPQKSTWTLEELLHLMIAISDNTATNQLIELATMQKLQSWISENHWNDGIQLERKMMDFTTTKQNKISAKAAVNILRKIIELGELYPDLKETIRRPLYNQQFRSNIAGTLEEAGIPGLQMLNKTGELKDIQHDVAFFEYKGNTRFAATLTYNTGLEANATAWMQIIGKELFSEMINTK
- a CDS encoding NlpC/P60 family protein; the protein is MKKLVSQSNAFLWRKNEMNPVLANILEARKNDDLVQVSQQDAMKLYDDSLVDSDLLYNDSVIVDKVEGDWAKVVVPSQHSFLDERGYPGWMLLKDLADTDEIEDTNEKIAVIIPKTQITYENGDKRTVSFGTLFTKISEADGLYEIVTPHGPATILKSQVELQHKTRDNIGVDVVQMAMQFLDLPYVWAGISSAGFDCSGFAFTLYRTCGKYIGRDATEQSFAGEKIDYKNAEPGDLLFFAYEEGKGEVHHVGIYIGNDEMIHSQTPGSKVILTKIAGSKYEPELCVTSRHR
- a CDS encoding metal ABC transporter ATP-binding protein; this translates as MKYIDIANVGFKYESEPVLENISFQVSAGEFIILTGENGAAKSTLLRIILGILQPGKGSVTFTKKNADGGRLLIGYVPQQIASFNAGFPSTVIELVRSGRFPNGKWFKRLTKKDHAHVEKALKSVEMWDYRHKRIGELSGGQKQRICLARMFATDPDILILDEPQTAMDKQSKIRFYDLLKHEAQVHNKAILMVTHDSEEMEAYVDKHIRLVRKEDVSWKCFSMDLCKEPSKPQ
- a CDS encoding metal ABC transporter permease is translated as MEMFLYGFMQRAFQASMIIAIIAPLLGVFLIIRRQSLMADTLSHVSLAGVALGLVLNVNPSVTTLIIVVIAALGIEYLRGVYATYSELSIAILMAGGLAVALVLMSLDQGGITTSVQQYLFGSIVTISKAQVQLLVILGIAIIVLFLVFKRFMFVLTFSEDVAVAEGVPVRLISLLFSVVTGIAIAVIMPIAGALLVSALIILPAAIGMRVSKGFLMCVISAILIGLVGMFSGLVSSYQLGTPPGATITLMFIILFIISTFILKIVRK